A single Fusobacterium hominis DNA region contains:
- the rlmD gene encoding 23S rRNA (uracil(1939)-C(5))-methyltransferase RlmD: MVRKKEIIELKIEKIVNGGEGLGYYNEFAIFVPMSVPGDILKVKIISVKKSYARGLIEEIIKPGEERIEDTSKITFEDFQGCDFGMLKYEAQLKYKQLMVKDVMSRIGKNENIVVYNTLGSEDPYHYRNKIIEPFAKDKDKIITGFYQRKSHDVFEVDENILNSKLGNKIIEELKIILNREKVSVYDENTHTGILRNIMVRTNSKNQAMVVLIINANKVEKRYKDILMELKNKIEEISSLYISLNNKKTNVALGDKNIFIWGEKTLTEEINGIHFNISPTSFFQINRAQTIKLYNYAISLFDNIENKIIVDAYSGTGTIAMLLSKKAKTIYAIEVIESATKDGEKTACENGIDNIKFINGTVEDKLNDLIKNNIKIDSIIFDPPRKGIDEQSLHAVANIGIKEMIYISCNPSTFARDSEILQSLGYKIDAIQPVDMFPGTSHTEVVGRFYK, from the coding sequence ATGGTAAGAAAAAAAGAAATAATAGAGCTAAAAATAGAAAAAATAGTAAATGGTGGAGAAGGACTTGGATATTATAATGAGTTTGCTATTTTTGTACCTATGTCTGTACCTGGAGATATACTAAAAGTAAAAATAATATCAGTTAAAAAGTCATATGCTAGAGGGCTTATTGAAGAGATTATAAAGCCAGGAGAGGAAAGAATAGAAGACACTTCTAAAATAACTTTTGAAGATTTTCAAGGGTGTGATTTTGGAATGTTAAAATATGAAGCTCAATTAAAATATAAACAATTAATGGTTAAAGATGTAATGAGCAGGATTGGAAAAAATGAAAATATTGTAGTTTATAATACATTGGGAAGTGAAGATCCATATCATTATAGAAATAAAATAATAGAACCATTTGCTAAAGATAAAGATAAAATTATAACTGGTTTTTATCAAAGAAAAAGTCATGATGTATTTGAAGTAGATGAAAATATTTTAAATTCAAAATTAGGAAATAAAATAATAGAAGAATTAAAAATAATACTAAATAGAGAAAAAGTATCTGTTTATGATGAAAATACACATACAGGAATACTTAGAAATATAATGGTCAGAACTAATTCTAAAAATCAAGCTATGGTAGTTTTGATAATCAATGCTAATAAAGTTGAAAAAAGATATAAAGATATACTTATGGAATTAAAAAATAAAATTGAAGAAATAAGTTCATTATATATCTCTCTTAATAATAAAAAAACAAATGTAGCTCTAGGAGATAAAAATATTTTTATCTGGGGAGAAAAAACATTAACTGAAGAGATAAATGGAATTCATTTTAATATTTCTCCAACTTCATTTTTTCAAATAAACAGAGCTCAAACTATTAAATTATATAATTATGCAATTAGTTTATTTGATAATATTGAAAATAAAATAATTGTTGATGCATATTCTGGTACTGGGACTATAGCTATGCTATTGTCTAAGAAAGCTAAAACTATCTATGCAATAGAAGTAATAGAATCTGCTACAAAAGATGGAGAAAAAACAGCATGTGAAAATGGAATCGATAATATTAAATTTATAAATGGAACAGTTGAAGATAAACTTAATGATTTGATAAAAAATAATATAAAGATAGATTCAATAATTTTTGATCCACCAAGAAAAGGAATAGATGAACAAAGTTTACATGCAGTTGCAAATATTGGAATAAAAGAAATGATTTATATTTCTTGTAATCCATCAACATTTGCAAGAGACAGTGAAATATTACAAAGTTTAGGTTATAAAATAGATGCAATACAGCCAGTTGATATGTTTCCAGGGACTTCACATACAGAAGTAGTAGGAAGATTTTATAAATAA
- the plsY gene encoding glycerol-3-phosphate 1-O-acyltransferase PlsY: MKVILFLIIGYVMGALPNGVWIGKYFKGIDIREHGSKNSGATNSYRVLGPKYGLMVLAADALKGFLPPFLASQFGVTGNWLILIGMAAIIGHILSFFLNFKGGKGVATSLGVFLFLIPKVTLALLVIFIIVVYATRYISLGSIIAAILLPVLTFISPLNYGIEKWPMMVMTIIIAIFVVYKHKTNIERLLKGTENKFKLK; this comes from the coding sequence ATGAAAGTTATACTTTTTTTAATAATTGGATATGTAATGGGAGCTCTTCCTAACGGTGTTTGGATAGGAAAATATTTCAAAGGAATTGATATAAGAGAACATGGAAGTAAAAATTCAGGAGCTACAAATTCCTATAGAGTTTTAGGACCTAAGTATGGACTTATGGTTCTAGCAGCTGATGCATTAAAAGGATTCTTGCCTCCGTTTTTAGCAAGTCAATTTGGAGTTACTGGAAATTGGCTTATTTTAATAGGAATGGCAGCAATAATAGGGCATATATTATCTTTCTTTTTAAATTTTAAAGGTGGAAAAGGAGTAGCAACAAGTTTGGGAGTATTTCTGTTTTTGATTCCAAAAGTTACGTTGGCCCTTTTAGTAATCTTTATAATAGTTGTATACGCAACAAGATATATTTCATTAGGTTCTATAATAGCAGCAATATTGTTACCTGTTTTGACTTTTATTTCACCTTTAAATTATGGAATTGAAAAATGGCCAATGATGGTAATGACAATAATTATAGCAATTTTTGTAGTATATAAACATAAAACTAATATTGAAAGACTTCTAAAAGGAACAGAAAATAAATTTAAACTAAAATAA
- a CDS encoding NAD(P)H-dependent glycerol-3-phosphate dehydrogenase, whose amino-acid sequence MKKIVIIGAGSWGTALGLVLASKDYDVTLWEHNKERAEEVQNSRENKRYLPGIKLPDNMHITSESEDLLNGVKYVIFSVPSQSLREVISRFSPQITEDMILVNTAKGIEVSTGMTLSEVMKDEIKGKYHKNIVVLCGPTHAEEVSIGLPTTIVAAGLKEKAMEIQELFNSKNFRVYMNEDIIGVEIGAAVKNCLAIGAGIADGMGYGDNTKAALITRGIAEMTRFGKALGADERTFSGLTGIGDLIVTCASKHSRNRHVGECLGKGQKIDEILSEMTMVAEGVPTVKAVHNAAKKLNISMPIVEAIYNIIYKNANAKDMVEALMGRELKVEFY is encoded by the coding sequence ATGAAAAAAATTGTGATTATAGGAGCGGGAAGTTGGGGAACAGCTCTTGGCTTAGTACTAGCAAGTAAAGATTATGATGTTACACTTTGGGAACACAATAAGGAAAGAGCTGAAGAAGTACAAAACTCTAGAGAGAACAAAAGATATTTACCTGGAATTAAATTGCCAGATAATATGCACATAACTTCAGAGAGTGAAGATTTACTAAATGGAGTAAAATATGTAATATTTTCAGTACCATCTCAAAGTTTAAGAGAAGTAATTAGTAGATTTAGTCCACAAATTACTGAAGATATGATTTTAGTAAATACAGCAAAAGGAATAGAAGTTTCTACTGGAATGACACTTTCAGAAGTAATGAAAGATGAAATAAAAGGAAAATATCATAAAAATATAGTTGTCTTATGTGGACCAACTCATGCAGAAGAGGTATCTATTGGTTTACCAACTACTATAGTAGCAGCAGGGTTAAAAGAAAAAGCTATGGAAATACAAGAACTATTTAATAGTAAAAATTTTAGAGTTTATATGAATGAAGATATAATTGGAGTAGAGATAGGAGCAGCTGTTAAAAATTGCCTAGCAATAGGAGCCGGAATAGCAGATGGTATGGGCTATGGAGATAACACTAAAGCAGCTTTAATCACTAGAGGAATAGCTGAAATGACAAGATTTGGAAAGGCTTTAGGAGCAGATGAAAGAACTTTTTCAGGATTGACAGGAATAGGGGATTTAATTGTAACATGTGCTAGTAAACATAGTAGAAATAGACATGTTGGAGAATGTCTTGGAAAGGGACAGAAGATAGATGAAATTTTATCTGAGATGACTATGGTAGCAGAGGGAGTTCCAACAGTAAAAGCTGTACATAATGCAGCTAAAAAACTAAATATTTCTATGCCAATAGTAGAAGCAATATACAATATTATATATAAAAATGCTAACGCAAAAGATATGGTTGAAGCTTTAATGGGAAGAGAACTAAAAGTAGAATTTTACTAA
- a CDS encoding sigma-70 family RNA polymerase sigma factor, with protein sequence MINRDLISLYLEDIRKYNILEKDEEFELLKKAKDGDEAAKNKLILCNLRLVVNIAKNYTNKGLSLIDLISEGNFGLIYAIEKFDLTKGFRFSTYAVWWIKQSISKAIICKGRGIRIPSYKYDLLNKVNKYVTSRVKKEGIYPPIEEIAEDMNMGKDKIEEIMTVFQDPMSLSASIGDDICLEDTIAAHPDTSIEDKIIEEMGRNQVRELVNVLDDREKQILKLRYGLDGEEIHTLEEIGNTFNITRERVRQIEKKTLKKLKKQYTKDKDKFF encoded by the coding sequence ATGATAAATAGGGACCTGATTTCACTTTATTTAGAGGATATACGTAAGTACAATATTTTAGAAAAAGATGAAGAGTTTGAACTATTAAAAAAGGCAAAAGATGGAGATGAAGCAGCTAAAAATAAACTCATTCTTTGTAATTTGAGATTAGTTGTGAATATAGCTAAAAATTATACTAATAAAGGTTTAAGTTTAATAGATTTGATTAGTGAAGGGAATTTTGGACTTATATATGCAATTGAAAAGTTTGATTTAACTAAAGGGTTTAGATTTTCAACCTATGCTGTTTGGTGGATTAAACAATCTATTAGTAAAGCTATAATTTGTAAAGGAAGAGGAATACGAATACCATCTTACAAGTATGATCTTTTAAATAAAGTAAATAAATATGTAACATCTAGAGTAAAAAAAGAGGGAATATATCCTCCAATAGAAGAAATTGCAGAAGATATGAATATGGGTAAAGATAAAATAGAGGAAATAATGACAGTATTTCAAGATCCAATGTCTTTGAGTGCGTCTATTGGAGATGATATTTGTCTTGAAGATACCATTGCAGCTCACCCAGATACTTCGATAGAGGATAAAATAATAGAAGAGATGGGAAGAAATCAGGTAAGAGAATTGGTAAATGTATTAGATGATAGAGAGAAACAAATATTAAAATTAAGATATGGGCTAGATGGAGAAGAGATTCATACATTAGAAGAAATAGGAAATACTTTTAATATAACAAGAGAGAGAGTAAGACAAATAGAAAAAAAGACTTTAAAAAAATTAAAAAAACAATATACTAAAGATAAGGATAAGTTTTTTTAA
- the dnaN gene encoding DNA polymerase III subunit beta, which yields MKIRLSRTEFLKRLKIIEKTISENKIKPVISCAYMETRGNKLFFCGTNLETTITTEMDCIEVIEEGKIVFQHQLVEEYLKEIKDEEVSFVEENSNLSVMSSDSVSEFSLMDAEDYPKILVSEKFDEIEEEFQIDSDELASIFEKVKYAAAPSTDNMAFNCVRVENNDNTLKFITTDTYRLVYLTKDVEKVKGNIDISIPLNTVEAVTKLLRGIENTPLKFYFINKQIFFKLKDILIISRVIDLPFPNYKTILENNMYDKKLVINAEQFIKILKRIMIFVRNNSESKYGATFKLNEKEMQINGINEIAKINEQVEVNYTGEELKIALNTKFLFEYVQNLDKESTLTLEFIRSNSSVKIQKEGDDRYLYILMPLALRD from the coding sequence ATGAAAATAAGATTAAGTAGAACAGAATTTTTAAAAAGATTAAAAATAATTGAAAAAACAATAAGTGAAAACAAGATAAAACCTGTTATATCTTGTGCTTATATGGAAACAAGAGGAAATAAATTATTCTTTTGTGGAACTAATTTAGAAACAACAATCACTACAGAAATGGATTGTATTGAAGTTATTGAAGAAGGGAAAATTGTATTTCAACATCAATTAGTTGAAGAATATTTAAAGGAAATAAAAGATGAAGAGGTATCATTTGTTGAAGAAAATAGCAATTTATCAGTAATGAGTTCAGATTCAGTATCAGAATTTTCTCTAATGGATGCAGAAGATTATCCTAAAATACTTGTAAGTGAAAAGTTTGATGAAATAGAAGAAGAATTTCAAATAGATAGTGATGAATTAGCTAGTATATTTGAGAAAGTTAAGTATGCAGCTGCACCATCAACAGATAATATGGCATTTAATTGTGTAAGAGTAGAAAATAATGATAATACATTAAAATTTATTACAACAGATACTTATAGACTTGTATATTTGACTAAAGATGTTGAAAAAGTTAAAGGAAATATAGACATAAGTATTCCATTAAATACTGTTGAAGCAGTAACTAAATTATTAAGAGGAATAGAAAATACTCCATTAAAATTTTATTTTATAAACAAACAAATATTTTTTAAACTAAAGGACATATTAATAATTAGTAGAGTAATAGATTTACCATTTCCAAATTATAAAACTATATTAGAAAATAATATGTATGATAAAAAATTAGTTATTAATGCAGAACAATTTATAAAAATTTTAAAAAGAATAATGATATTTGTAAGAAATAACTCTGAGTCTAAATATGGAGCAACATTTAAGCTTAATGAAAAAGAGATGCAAATAAATGGAATAAATGAAATAGCTAAAATAAATGAACAAGTAGAAGTAAATTATACTGGTGAAGAATTGAAAATAGCTTTAAATACAAAATTTTTATTTGAATATGTTCAAAATTTAGATAAAGAAAGTACACTAACTCTTGAATTTATAAGATCGAATAGTTCGGTTAAAATCCAAAAAGAAGGAGACGACAGATATTTATATATCTTAATGCCACTAGCTTTAAGAGATTAG
- a CDS encoding NAD(P)H-dependent oxidoreductase translates to MNKQLKNLFGMIIIGVLIIGLYKYLNEKENSVKTINLNDYKTSFSNRQLEKLDGITSASVVPKKLIQNYKAHGFTKSQKKKALFIIGDPRDNSITFDMGTTAIKWFEENNMEVEVRDLYKMNWSPVLQLDEFYYQKDGIGSPTDDVKKEQDLITQADYIIFVYPNWHDTPISIIKGYQERVFARNFAYKSTPNGLEGLLKGKGLFTIMNCGYLGQGRGYVGDGKGQSKDMWNKYMTAYQILDEDQAAWWGMDNYGRFVNDIYPKNNSNTYESDLNNLRNDLINYLNKTFK, encoded by the coding sequence GTGAACAAGCAATTAAAAAATTTATTTGGTATGATAATTATTGGAGTTTTAATCATTGGGTTATATAAATATCTAAATGAAAAAGAAAATTCAGTTAAAACAATAAATCTTAATGATTACAAAACTTCATTTAGTAATAGACAATTGGAAAAACTAGATGGAATAACTTCTGCCTCAGTAGTACCAAAAAAATTAATTCAAAATTACAAAGCTCATGGATTTACAAAAAGTCAAAAGAAAAAGGCTCTATTTATAATAGGAGATCCCAGAGATAATAGTATCACTTTTGATATGGGAACTACTGCTATTAAATGGTTTGAAGAAAATAATATGGAAGTAGAAGTAAGAGATTTATATAAAATGAATTGGTCTCCTGTACTTCAACTAGATGAATTTTATTATCAAAAAGATGGAATAGGATCACCCACAGATGATGTAAAAAAAGAACAAGATTTAATAACCCAAGCCGATTATATAATATTTGTATATCCTAATTGGCATGATACACCTATTTCTATTATAAAAGGATATCAAGAAAGAGTTTTTGCTAGAAATTTTGCATACAAATCTACTCCAAATGGATTAGAAGGACTATTAAAAGGCAAAGGACTATTTACTATTATGAACTGTGGATATCTAGGCCAAGGTCGTGGATATGTTGGTGATGGAAAAGGTCAATCTAAAGATATGTGGAATAAGTATATGACCGCCTATCAGATTCTTGATGAAGATCAAGCAGCTTGGTGGGGAATGGATAATTATGGAAGATTCGTAAATGATATCTATCCTAAAAATAATTCAAATACTTACGAAAGTGATCTTAATAACCTACGTAATGATTTAATAAACTATTTAAATAAGACATTTAAATAA
- a CDS encoding M48 family metallopeptidase, whose protein sequence is MKIIITRKKIKNLILKINDNSEILISAPYYVSEVYINNFIKSKEDWIKKQLEVIKNKNNNNNLSYNNGEEFIFLGKKYNIISDISLISKCFIQNNNFYILSPDNLFNTKHKIVQDFIIKNLDFIFSDICSKLSQKVGLFPKSIKIRDMKSRWGSCNIKTKNITLNYRLYLKPIEAIEYVILHEICHLLYPHHQKSFWDFVAKFMPDYKIRKKILNKS, encoded by the coding sequence ATGAAAATTATTATAACAAGAAAAAAAATAAAAAATCTTATCTTAAAAATAAATGATAACAGTGAAATACTTATTTCTGCTCCTTATTATGTATCAGAAGTATATATTAACAATTTTATAAAATCTAAAGAAGACTGGATAAAAAAACAACTGGAGGTAATAAAAAATAAAAATAACAATAATAATCTTAGCTATAACAATGGAGAAGAATTTATCTTTTTAGGAAAAAAATATAATATTATAAGTGATATCTCACTTATATCAAAGTGTTTTATTCAAAATAACAATTTCTATATACTTTCGCCAGATAATCTTTTTAATACCAAACACAAAATTGTGCAAGATTTCATTATTAAGAATTTAGATTTTATCTTTTCTGATATTTGTAGCAAATTATCTCAAAAAGTTGGTCTTTTTCCCAAGTCTATTAAAATAAGAGATATGAAAAGTAGATGGGGTTCATGTAATATAAAAACTAAAAATATAACACTTAATTATAGACTTTACTTAAAACCTATTGAAGCTATTGAATATGTTATTTTACACGAAATATGCCACTTATTATATCCACACCATCAAAAATCCTTTTGGGATTTCGTTGCAAAATTTATGCCTGATTATAAGATAAGAAAAAAAATATTAAACAAATCTTAA
- the lepA gene encoding translation elongation factor 4, with protein sequence MLQKHKRNFSIIAHIDHGKSTIADRLLEYTGTVAERDMKAQLLDSMDLEREKGITIKAHAVTLYYKAKDGVEYELNLIDTPGHVDFIYEVSRSLAACEGALLVVDAAQGVEAQTLANVYLAIDNDLEIIPVINKIDLPAADPEKVKVEIEDVVGLPADDAVLCSGKTGIGIEELLEEIVKKIPAPAYDEAAPLKALIFDSEFDDYRGVITYVKVLDGSIKKGDKIKIWSTDKNFEVLEVGVFSPDMKPKDKLTSGSVGYIITGVKTIHDTRVGDTVTHADNPCVFPLAGFKPAQSMVFAGIYPLFTDDYEDLRDALEKLQLNDASLTFIPETSLALGFGFRCGFLGLLHMEIIVERLRREYNIDLISTTPSVEYRVNMDNGEVRVIDNPCEFPDQGRGRVSVEEPFINGKIIVPKDYVGNVMELCQEKRGIFIGMDYIDENRSLLTYELPLADIVIDFYDKLKSRTKGYASFEYEMIGYRQSDLVKVDILVSGKPVDAFSFIAHKDGAYSRGRAICEKLKEVIPRQQFEIPIQAALGAKVIARETIKAYRKNVTAKCYGGDITRKKKLLEKQKEGKKRMKSVGNVEIPQEAFVSVLKLND encoded by the coding sequence ATGTTACAGAAGCACAAAAGAAACTTCTCTATTATTGCACATATAGACCATGGAAAGTCTACAATAGCTGATAGACTGTTAGAGTATACAGGAACAGTTGCTGAAAGAGATATGAAAGCTCAGCTATTAGATTCAATGGATTTAGAAAGAGAAAAAGGAATAACAATAAAAGCACATGCAGTAACTTTGTATTATAAAGCGAAAGATGGTGTTGAGTATGAATTGAATCTAATTGATACTCCAGGACACGTTGACTTTATATATGAGGTTTCAAGATCACTTGCAGCTTGTGAGGGAGCATTATTAGTTGTAGATGCTGCACAAGGTGTAGAAGCACAAACATTAGCAAATGTATATCTTGCTATAGATAACGATCTTGAGATTATACCAGTTATTAATAAAATAGATTTACCAGCTGCTGATCCAGAAAAAGTAAAAGTAGAAATAGAAGATGTAGTAGGATTACCTGCAGATGATGCAGTACTATGTTCTGGAAAAACTGGAATAGGAATAGAAGAATTATTAGAAGAAATAGTAAAGAAAATACCAGCTCCAGCATATGATGAAGCTGCACCTTTAAAAGCTCTAATATTTGACTCTGAATTTGATGATTATAGAGGAGTTATTACATATGTAAAAGTTTTAGATGGAAGTATTAAAAAGGGAGATAAAATAAAAATATGGTCAACTGACAAAAATTTTGAAGTATTGGAAGTTGGGGTATTTTCTCCAGATATGAAACCAAAAGATAAACTTACTTCTGGATCTGTTGGATATATAATAACAGGAGTAAAAACTATACATGATACAAGAGTTGGAGATACAGTAACACATGCTGATAATCCTTGTGTATTTCCACTAGCAGGATTTAAACCAGCACAATCAATGGTATTTGCTGGAATATATCCACTATTTACTGACGATTATGAAGATTTAAGAGATGCATTAGAAAAACTTCAATTAAATGATGCTTCATTAACATTTATTCCGGAGACTTCTCTAGCTTTAGGATTTGGATTTAGATGTGGATTCTTAGGACTTTTACATATGGAAATAATAGTAGAAAGATTAAGAAGAGAGTACAATATAGACTTAATATCAACTACACCATCAGTTGAGTACAGAGTTAATATGGATAATGGTGAAGTTAGAGTTATAGATAACCCTTGTGAATTTCCAGATCAAGGAAGAGGAAGAGTATCTGTTGAAGAGCCATTTATCAATGGTAAAATAATTGTTCCAAAAGATTATGTTGGAAATGTTATGGAGCTTTGTCAGGAAAAAAGAGGTATTTTTATTGGAATGGATTACATAGATGAAAATAGATCTCTTTTAACTTATGAATTGCCACTTGCAGATATAGTTATAGATTTTTATGATAAATTAAAATCAAGAACCAAAGGATATGCATCATTTGAATATGAGATGATAGGATATAGACAATCAGATCTTGTAAAAGTTGATATTTTAGTATCGGGAAAACCAGTTGATGCTTTTTCATTTATAGCACATAAAGATGGAGCTTATTCTAGAGGAAGAGCAATTTGTGAAAAATTAAAAGAAGTAATTCCAAGACAACAATTTGAGATACCTATTCAAGCAGCTTTAGGAGCTAAAGTTATAGCAAGGGAAACAATAAAAGCATATAGAAAAAATGTTACTGCAAAATGCTATGGTGGAGATATTACTAGAAAGAAAAAACTTCTTGAAAAACAAAAAGAAGGAAAAAAGAGAATGAAAAGTGTAGGAAATGTTGAAATTCCACAAGAGGCTTTTGTATCAGTATTAAAATTAAATGATTAG